A portion of the Calliphora vicina chromosome 5, idCalVici1.1, whole genome shotgun sequence genome contains these proteins:
- the GPHR gene encoding Golgi pH regulator, whose protein sequence is MAFLDDCVIVFVSQVLFFAGGWIFFVKQLFKNYEIRHISVQLIFSVTFALSLTMFELIIFEILGVLDSSSRYFHWRLGLTSLLLMIIAVIPLYICYSVIHSISFVSEKWVRIMTICCWFIFLYGLWRIGEPFPLLSVSNGILTIEQGVSRISVIGVTVMAILSGFGAVNCPYQSMTYFIRPVSQTDIINLERRLQLTVDMLTCKKKRVALEMHRRNKTNQTRPRLWSILSSAVNRMDSGGENINQLRMEIYGLEELLRQLFLEINYLKNMQERQKWSQTLQGKYFNVIGHFFSVYCLWKIFICCVNIIFDRVGRKDPVTKGLEIAVHWCGFDIDLAFWNQHISFLLVGCMVVTSIRGLLLTLTKFFYRISSSKSSNIIVLILAQIMGMYFCSSVLLMRMNLPAEYRVIITEVLGNLHFNFYHRWFDVIFLVSALSTIVVLYLSQKPWNYGDSSLD, encoded by the exons ATGGCATTTTTAGATGATTGTGTTATAGTGTTTGTGTCCCAG gTATTATTCTTTGCTGGCGGCTGGATATTCtttgttaaacaattatttaagaATTATGAGATACGTCACATTTCAGTACAATTGATATTTTCGGTGACATTTGCCCTGTCACTGACTATGTTtgaattgattatttttgagattttgggTGTCTTGGATTCCAGCTCGCGTTATTTTCACTGGCGTTTGGGCCTGACTTCGTTGCTGCTAATGATTATTGCGGTTATACctttatatatttgttattcCGTCATACATAGTATATCGTTTG TTTCTGAAAAATGGGTTCGTATTATGACCATCTGTTGTTGGTTTATATTCCTCTATGGTCTGTGGCGCATAGGAGAACCCTTTCCCCTGCTTAGTGTTTCCAATGGCATATTAACAATCGAACAAGGTGTGTCACGCATTAGTGTTATAGGCGTAACAGTAATGGCCATTTTATCGGGTTTCGGAGCGGTCAATTGTCCCTATCAATCAATGACTTATTTCATAAG ACCAGTTTCCCAAACTGATATTATCAACTTGGAAAGAAGACTGCAATTAACCGTTGATATGTTAACGTGTAAAAAGAAGCGTGTGGCTTTGGAAATGCATCGGCGTAATAAGACCAATCAAACCAGGCCCAGGCTATGGAGTATATTAAGTTCGGCGGTGAATAGAATGGATTCAGGGGGAGAAA ATATCAATCAATTGCGCATGGAAATCTATGGCTTGGAAGAGCTGTTGCGCCAACTATTTTTGGAAATCAACTATTTGAAAAACATGCAGGAACGCCAAAAATGGTCCCAAACCCTACAGggcaaatattttaatgttatagGGCATTTCTTTAGTGTCTACTGTTTgtggaaaatatttatt TGCTGTGTTAATATAATATTCGATAGAGTGGGACGCAAAGATCCAGTCACCAAAGGCCTAGAAATAGCCGTACACTGGTGTGGTTTCGATATAGATTTGGCATTTTGGAATCAACATATCTCCTTTCTGCTGGTAGGCTGTATGGTGGTTACCTCTATCAGAGGTTTATTATTAACTTTAACTAAG tttttctatCGCATTTCCTCTAGCAAATCTTCCAATATTATAGTGTTAATTTTGGCCCAAATAATGGGCATGTACTTTTGTTCCTCCGTCTTGTTAATGCGCATGAATTTGCCCGCCGAATACCGTGTCATTATAACCGAAGTTTTGGGCAAtttacatttcaatttctatCATCGTTGGTTTGATGTTATATTCCTGGTCAGCGCCTTATCCACCATTGTTGTATTGTATTTATCCCAAAAGCCCTGGAATTATGGTGATTCCTCTTTagattaa